The following proteins come from a genomic window of Nicotiana tomentosiformis chromosome 12, ASM39032v3, whole genome shotgun sequence:
- the LOC104100374 gene encoding ankyrin repeat-containing protein At5g02620-like has translation MPMDRRLYAAAKEGDMKVLEEFKCQFTTQLTPYNNTVLHIAAQNKGFYRKNNPRDFLAMAGPELFSSLNSNGDTFIHMAAWNGNANLVEAFINYMKNCGWLDGVIDIEAGIRTTIEFLRITNNYGNTALHEAVMQRHDCSVVELLVKEDPDFSYPPNNARKTPLYLAVETENEKLVEHILNNSTSLSYGGPYGTTALHAAAMYKTTGYISLYS, from the coding sequence ATGCCGATGGATCGGCGGTTGTACGCAGCTGCTAAAGAAGGTGACATGAAAGTTCTGGAAGAATTCAAGTGCCAGTTCACCACCCAATTAACTCCTTACAACAATACTGTCCTCCATATTGCAGCTCAAAATAAAGGTTTCTATCGGAAAAATAACCCAAGAGATTTTCTTGCTATGGCCGGTCCAGAGTTATTTTCCAGCTTGAATTCTAATGGAGATACTTTTATTCATATGGCTGCTTGGAATGGCAACGCAAATCTCGTCGAGGCCTTTATCAACTACATGAAAAATTGTGGATGGCTCGACGGTGTTATTGATATAGAAGCTGGCATTCGGACAACCATAGAGTTTTTGAGGATTACTAACAACTATGGAAATACGGCCTTGCACGAAGCTGTAATGCAGAGACATGATTGCAGTGTGGTAGAATTGTTAGTCAAAGAAGATCCCGACTTCTCATATCCGCCTAACAATGCTCGGAAAACTCCACTGTATCTAGCTGTGGAGACTGAAAATGAAAAGCTAGTGGAACACATCTTGAACAACTCCACTTCACTATCTTATGGTGGCCCCTATGGCACAACAGCGCTACATGCAGCTGCAATGTATAAAACTACAGGATATATATCCCTTTACTCATGA
- the LOC104100377 gene encoding uncharacterized protein, with translation MAYYIEEEIWKCPKHPSKKRRPGVCSICLRNRLSKLCPHCANMRPCSCLIGAGGGGCDSEPVFCRSKSVGIPLIKSRDINSGNRRNPLVSEKSNKTASFWWIFKSSKRTAEAEGKVNGLELKEKSTAENKYYYNTTRIKELSRMMMVRSRSRSANVDRTSVSGGSDVMSPEKLKRHLLSPIKVFRQSSALKLV, from the coding sequence ATGGCGTACTACATTGAAGAAGAGATCTGGAAATGTCCGAAACACCCGTCAAAGAAACGCAGACCCGGCGTATGTTCAATTTGCCTCCGCAATCGACTTTCCAAACTTTGCCCTCACTGCGCTAACATGCGCCCTTGTTCTTGCTTAATTGGCGCTGGCGGCGGAGGATGCGACAGCGAGCCGGTGTTCTGTCGGTCAAAATCCGTCGGAATTCCATTGATTAAATCGCGAGATATCAACTCCGGCAACCGAAGAAACCCGCTGGTGAGCGAGAAGAGTAATAAAACGGCGTCGTTTTGGTGGATCTTTAAGTCCAGCAAGAGAACTGCAGAAGCGGAGGGGAAAGTGAACGGAttagaattgaaagagaaaagcaCTGCTGAAAATAAGTACTACTACAATACTACGAGGATTAAGGAATTATCGAGGATGATGATGGTGAGATCGAGATCAAGATCGGCGAATGTAGATAGGACGTCAGTCTCCGGTGGAAGTGATGTCATGTCGCCGGAGAAATTGAAACGGCATTTGTTAAGTCCGATTAAGGTTTTCCGGCAATCGAGTGCTTTAAAATTGGTTTAA
- the LOC104100376 gene encoding uncharacterized protein, giving the protein MGFSERWIEIIHRYISNNWYTLIVNGCRHDFFKSGRGLRQGDPLFPSLFVLSAELFSQLLIDLQKNRRYRGFYMNNSGPQVSHLTFIDDAILFCNGGKATLQQVLDSLSTYEQISGQQINKDKCSFSLAPSATQRSITRIRRITGMRHEPLPIQYLGCPIYSGRKKVSIFSNMVSKVINKIRGWHMKFLSTGGRAVLIIHVLLALNIHTLVVVHPTKVSIVTIERYLARFFWSGQEDSDRYHWTTWSKLCLPYNEGGANFRKLEAICKAFTAKQWWIMRTTNSLWSLFVRANLAEGVGYNNTRVNEVYNNGQWDWSRLQIHPPEVVKNLVTSVKITINQEEVDPVWTISTSGNFSVASAWNSLRQRKDFAPFDSKLWHKAIPFKMSFLAWRAVHGILSTNDRLTRLLTLISEKLLLVVNGRTFVNYLTFPSLKIPSLWLNGLDHHYCLLRDSVGRMIMAYAMPLGQGSSNFAEAEALLFGLKWCIQQGYGLIVGETDSLLLLNCIQGTWSTPWRIKNTVKEIKQLVQDKNLVIKHCFREANQVADKMASLSHQLEEIFMYTYFDTLPRQVRGLLNVDR; this is encoded by the exons ATGGGCTTCTCTGAGAGATGGATTGAGATTATTCACAGATATATAAGCAATAATTGGTACACCCTTATTGTTAATGGTTGTAGGCATGATTTTTTTAAATCCGGGAGGGGACTAAGACAAGGTGATCCTCTTTTCCCCTCTCTCTTTGTCTTGAGTGCTGAACTGTTTTCCCAATTATTGattgatcttcagaaaaataggAGGTATAGAGGTTTCTACATGAACAATAGTGGACCCCAGGTGAGTCAtcttacttttattgatgatgctatTTTGTTTTGTAACGGTGGGAAGGCTACCCTTCAGCAGGTCCTAGACTCTTTATCCACTTATGAGCAGATTTCGGGACAACAAATCAATAAGGATAAATGTAGCTTTTCTCTGGCTCCATCTGCAACTCAAAGATCTATCACTAGGATAAGGAGAATTACAGGGATGAGACATGAACCACTACCAATCCAATATCTTGGGTGCCCTATCTACTCTGGTAGAAAGAAGGTATCAATTTTCTCAAACATGGTTAGCAAGGTGATTAACAAAATAAGAGGGTGGCATATGAAATTCTTATCTACGGGAGGTAGAGCAGTACTTATCATACATGTACTACTAGCCCTAAACATACATACACTTGTTGTAGTTCATCCAACCAAAGTTTCTATTGTTACAATTGAGAGGTATCTTGCTAGGTTCTTTTGGTCAGGCCAAGAGGATAGTGATAGATACCATTGGACTACTTGGTCTAAGTTGTGCCTACCATATAATGAGGGAGGAGCTAACTTCAGGAAGTTAGAAGCCATATGCAAAGCTTTTACTGCTAAACAATGGTGGATAATGAGGACCACAAATTCATTGTGGTCTCTGTTTGTTAGAGCCAA TCtagcggaaggtgtgggctataataatACAAGAGTCAATGAAGTGTATAATAATGGGCAATGGGACTGGTCTCGATTACAAATTCATCCTCCAGAAGTTGTGAAGAACCTTGTAACATCTGTGAAGATTACAATCAATCAAGAAGAGGTTGATCCAGTATGGACAATATCTACTTCTGGAAATTTTTCTGTGGCTTCAGCTTGGAATTCTTTGAGGCAGAGAAAGGATTTTGCTCCTTTTGACTCCAAATTATGGCATAAAGCCATTCCCTTCAAGATGTCTTTCTTAGCTTGGAGAGCTGTACATGGAATACTGTCAACGAATGATAGACTCACCAG ATTGTTAACTCTCATTTCAGAAAAGTTGTTATTGGTTGTAAATGGGAGGACATTTGTAAACTATTTGACATTTCCCTCCTTGAAAATTCCTTCACTGTGGTTAAATGGCTTAGACCACCACTATTGTTTGTTAAG GGATAGTGTTGGTAGGATGATTATGGCATACGCGATGCCTTTGGGGCAAGGATCCAGTAATTTTGCAGAAGCGGAAGCACTCCTTTTTGGTTTAAAATGGTGCATCCAACAAGGTTATGGGTTGATTGTAGGTGAGACTGATTCCTTGCTGCTGCTTAACTGCATTCAAGGTACTTGGTCCACACCATGGAGGATCAAAAATACTGTAAAGGAGATAAAACAGTTGGTTCAAGATAAGAATCTTGTCATTAAACATTGCTTTAGAGAAGCAAATCAAGTTGCGGACAAGATGGCCTCTCTAAGTCACCAGTTAGAGGAGATATTCATGTATACCTACTTTGACACATTGCCAAGGCAGGTTAGAGGGTTACTTAATGTAGATAGATAG